gcttgatgttggagcgtaagcgacgaagtcAAAGCTGgggttgaaccacatcttttgATCTTCATCCACAGATGTCCGATGCGGGCAATTAGTTGTTCGAAGGAGCCTATGTTCTTTGCTATACTTGTGTTGACGAGgatgccaactccaccaacacctctactgtcgcatgttcctgagaacagttcttctctaattttatatacggcgttgagagggttgcgtcgtctcgtctcggtaaGTTCAATGATAgtacttaatcttcctggCTTGCTTCATCAGACTTCGATCTCCGCTTcagatgcaagcgtacgtgcgttataagtacagatcgtcatcttAGTCcttttcggtagcctatatgactcctgcaacccgaCGTGCGGggtacaaggatgtcatgagtcagtcctggcttaGCAGAAacggagtccatcccctgaatccacccgtGAATCTGGGCAgacacaaggtcgcttttgttTCGCCACTAActggctgtgatccctctaatgagggagatccgtgggagaaggaaaaaggaaaaaatcgcaGCTATtagaatatatatgtatatatatccATCACTTTTCTGTCATTCTTGAAAGTATGACGCCTTTTCCCGTTATTTTTACTGAGCATTCTTCATTTACGAACAACGTTTCTCATTGTGGAGCTCATGTTTTACCATTTCATTTACTTATAAGCTCGTTTTGTCAGGGTATCCAAGCAGAAATATCATGCATGTCTTCGGTGGAAGGGGTGGGCGGAGCCTAGGGATGGACAGCTGGACAGGCGTAGCAGCGATTGCTGCTGCAGGCACACACATCGGCTGCATCCAATTCACTTGGGTATCGCCTCAGTGCCCCCCAAAGAGCGGAGGTTGTTAGGTCGAAATACCTTCTTTTAGGAGCGAAGAGATCAATGAAGGTGAATTTCTCGACTAAGGAGAAAAACGGCTGATCTTCGGTGGGACAAATATATAAGTAACGAAATTCACAGCAGTTAATCCACGTTATGGCTGCCGTATTCACATATTTTCGAAGTAAGCAAgccaacaaaaaagtgaatggtACTTACGTAGAAGATTTAAGCACTAAATATCGACTCCAAGTTTcgcaagaaaaataataagtgtGACATGACTGCATAATCCGGACAGTAACAAAAATGTCATGGAAACAGCATTCCTATACTACAAATGCAGACAGTGGGGCAGGTCACGGGGAACAAAGGTGATAACAACAAGCAGAAGTACAATTGCACAGAATTAGCTGAAAACGTGACCTTTGCTGAAACGCGCACAAATAGAGTTTTAGTGTCTTGTGACAGTACTTCTCAGTATTGAAGCAATAAGGGAATAAAGTAGAACTGGAGCGGTCCCACAGACTAGGAATTCCACCTCATAAGCATCAGCCAAGAGCTAAACAATAGATCAAGTACCTGATGAGGAAGGTTGCTGTCTGTAGATAGCAACACTTTCGAAAAGGAAACTGGCACCtaatatatagtcgggtcaaaacgacatgaagcacgtacgcaactgcgtacgcggcttctttcgaggcgcttcggtgttGCGTAGCGGCTTGGaccgtggtgaaaccctttctggcaccacccatcggtGCAATTTGCGACAGTCGCAACCAGTCGGTTACAAATGGTGCCTCAACCGCACGTTTCGAacatgtacgcaattgcaccgcaactacactcgtgattcatgtcgttttgaccagactatatagtcgggtcaaacgaaatgaatcacgagtgtactTGCGGTGGAATTGCGTACATCTTCGAAACAgcacggtggaggcagcagttggaaccggaTTGGGACTGTCACAATTGCAGCGATAGGAGTCCCAACAAGGGTTCCaacacgctcctagccgctacgctccaccgaagcgtctCGAGAAAacctgcgtacgcaattgcgtacgtgcttaatgtcgttttgactctactataagCTACTACGAAGATCCAGATGTTACgtgaaactgaagaaaaaatgtacaagAAACATTATACCCGACGATTATAGCGAATGTTTTAGTCAGGATGACTGTGATTGATTGTTCCACAACTCAACTTCTCCCTTGTTTGATACTCACTCTTCCTGTTTGGACACATTCTTCTTCATCACGAAAAGTTGTAGGAATTATTGACGTTTCTGCACTCTGCAGCGACTGATAATGTTAATCGCCGCTCTTCTCCACTTCTAATATTAGCAACAATAAGATTTTTCGTTGCATCTGAGCCATTGAACGAGCTACGCCCTCATCCGGGAAAATCGACTGTTTACAGAATTCCACCAATCGCCGCAGATAGACAAACAGAGCAAAAATGTGTCAGTGACACTGACGTTTTCCACGGATATAAGAGACCATCAACAAAACAGACATGTATTTATTGATTGACAGATGTTAAATCCACATTACCTATAGAAATTCACACCACTCACGAAGCTTCTGCGTTGACATTCCAATCTGGAACGTTAAATGAGATTATCCTACAAGGCACAAAAAAAGTACCTTCAGGCATAGATCTggttacaaaacaaaaacttggGAAAAGCAAGAGACGGAAGTGATCTAAGAAACACAAACGTTGATGGAATTCCTTCGCAGGAATCTGCAGAAACATCAATGATAGTCAGATGTCAATCAATATGACTGTGTGTGTGTCGATGTGGAAACAATTAAAGGTTAGTCTTACatacttcaaaagatcatGAAGATGAATACTCATGTTTACAACTTACAAGAGCGTTGTTTAGATGACGCTgcggaaaataaaaacatcgaGAGTTGAGAAAACGATGACACGATAACATTAGTGGCTAACTGACACTGAAGGTAAGTCAAATGTCTCTAACATCCTACAATGGAAAACcctaataaaacaaataaataaacgaatagaACAGCCCATAACCAATACACAGACAGCGGtcgtccgacgtgcgctcagCTGAGCGAATAGCACTCGTGTCTGGCACCATCCTTTACGAGGAACGCTCTCTCTCGCCACTCTGGTGTTCTGCTGTACTCCAGCGTAGCACGCGTTTTCTCGTCCCTGGCTGAAATGTTTACGCGATCACCAGTAACGAAATTCAGCCGATGGTCATTCCTGTCCTGTGACCAGGGAGAATGTGCCCACACAGAGGTCGCACCTCTtcaaagcatcaccccacgaatctgaagtgctacggatttcaggtggagtattcgtacacgggatagtagattatggagaggaggtgattccgtccatttcttcctaatagccgtaaaaacggtccggaagatgcggcgtgtgcacaaggctggcgcgctccaatcgaactccttgtagaaaatagcgcgccagaacgcccgaagccgtatcttctgggccgttttttacggaagttaggaagaaatcgacgggatcaccctcgtCTCCTTAATCTATAGTctcgtgtacgaatactccacctgaaatccgtaccacctcagattcgtggagtgatgtatTTAAGCGACTCCTCTGGATTGTGTACTTAAATGGTGATGAATCTTCAATGCACCCAGAGCAATCTTCAATTGCATCGGTACCTAATTTCTCAGGATTTTCTCACTTGTACGGTCCAAAATCACGCTCCAAACAGAGAGAAACTGTGAAACTTGGCTGCAAATCCGCTCTGACCGTTGTGGAGTTCAAGTGAGCATAACCAAACCGTTTATAGTGTTATAACGTGGAGAACATCTAAAAGTAAGTCACATACAGTAAGAGGAAATACCAGAATctccacgaatttgatgaCTTAGACGcagcaccccacgaatctgaggtggtgcgtgTTTCActtgggttatgcctatacg
This window of the Necator americanus strain Aroian chromosome III, whole genome shotgun sequence genome carries:
- a CDS encoding hypothetical protein (NECATOR_CHRIII.G9029.T1), which produces MLSELTTSTTQPFERRNQQSFLLSSARRGPAVQKCARFGVESKKTVLIPRKEVGWKYRQCSPRYNTINEISQGRENACYAGVQQNTRVARESVPRKGWCQTRVLFAQLSARRTTADVRDI